A DNA window from Plodia interpunctella isolate USDA-ARS_2022_Savannah chromosome 12, ilPloInte3.2, whole genome shotgun sequence contains the following coding sequences:
- the LOC128674101 gene encoding uncharacterized protein LOC128674101, whose product MIKMCKSKCPRFPVVRKCCFCVPIRKGVTIFGYVNLILSLLSIPLLVFLLVEEATKETSILIEPTSHMDPLVHLPLTIGFVAVDVIMTILLLIGAHRKQQILLKIYFYFGVVFQLLTLCVDLIYFDYREYIENTLYFFCLGLNVYLLFLVYNTVHLIEETSEVQYIAYRDAQAGP is encoded by the exons atgattaaaatgtGCAAGTCCAAATGTCCAAGGTTTCCCGTGGTGAGGAAATGCTGTTTTTGTGTGCCCATTCGGAAAGGAGTCACCATATTTGGATATGTTAACTTG ATACTATCGCTGCTGTCGATCCCGCTCCTCGTGTTCCTCCTGGTGGAAGAAGCAACGAAAGAAACCTCAATATTGATAGAACCTACGAGCCACATGGACCCGCTGGTGCACCTTCCATTGACCATAGGCTTCGTTGCCGTCGACGTCATTATGACCATACTGCTTCTCATTGGAGCTCATCGG AAGCAACAAATTCTGCTTAAAATCTACTTCTACTTTGGCGTCGTGTTCCAGCTCCTCACACTATGCGTCGACTTGATCTACTTCGATTACCGAGAGTACATCGAGAACACACTGTATTTCTTCTGCTTAG GGTTGAATGTATACCTTCTGTTCCTGGTGTACAACACAGTGCACCTGATCGAGGAAACCTCGGAGGTCCAGTACATCGCGTACCGGGACGCGCAGGCGGGGCCCTGA
- the LOC128674100 gene encoding uncharacterized protein LOC128674100 encodes MYTDLPQFTRCCFCAPLRIGLLAWGYIKLAISILIWLLICDGIMHLIDRGFVIPVGTILFIIAEIIDNIFTVILVVAAHKKHEKLFKVSYIYSIVFLVLFGVICGLHLVYMFMSMMSYPHPYVVDIFMTSFASSIASIMVQGYITLLIRSEMLKLRDRSNIQFSNLAEEAQCNAYVEKV; translated from the exons atgtacacCGATTTACCTCAGTTTACGCGATGTTGCTTTTGTGCGCCTTTGAGGATAGGCCTCCTGGCTTGGGGCTACATTAAATTG GCAATATCAATTCTAATATGGCTATTGATATGCGATGGCATCATGCATTTGATCGACAGAGGTTTTGTAATACCAGTCGGGACCATATTGTTTATCATTGCTGAAATCATTGACAACATCTTCACTGTTATACTTGTGGTTGCCGCTCATAAG aaacaTGAGAAACTTTTTAAAGTTTCCTATATCTATTCCATAGTGTTCTTGGTTTTGTTCGGCGTTATCTGTGGTCTGCACTTAGTGTACATGTTTATGTCAATGATGTCCTACCCTCATCCATACGTCGTGGACATTTTCATGACATCCTTCGCGTCTTCAATTGCATCAATTA TGGTACAGGGGTACATAACTCTATTGATCCGATCAGAGATGCTCAAACTTCGGGACCGCTCCAACATCCAATTTAGCAACCTCGCCGAAGAAGCCCAGTGTAATGCTTACGTGGAGaaagtttaa
- the LOC128674099 gene encoding uncharacterized protein LOC128674099 has protein sequence MCIILPRLDKCCFCLRLRAGSLIIGYFSLVLACLSIGTLSFTIYRVAIYKHDYKKDPTTTPEEVAKATLSLYITLGYYVLVFLFLLTLSLLLLIGVHSNKPHLLKFYVNSGLFLLGLALALVVLCWVFAGVLATLPLLKWCLIHFYFLVVVRSTYLEMEDENKPTVYQMHNIIYNPHQTQPLIA, from the exons ATGTGCATCATACTTCCACGACTtgataaatgttgtttttgtttacgtCTGCGAGCGGGATCCTTGATCATTGGATATTTTTCACTA GTACTAGCATGTCTAAGCATCGGGACGCTGTCATTCACTATATACAGGGTGGCCATATATAAGCACGATTACAAGAAAGATCCCACAACGACACCCGAGGAAGTAGCCAAAGCGACGTTGTCTCTGTACATTACACTCGGCTACTATGTGCTGGTCTTCCTGTTCCTTTTGACCCTGAGTCTACTGCTGCTCATTGGAGTTCATTCG aataaacCCCACCTACTGAAGTTTTATGTCAATTCGGGGTTGTTCCTGCTTGGGCTGGCCCTGGCCCTCGTGGTGCTGTGCTGGGTGTTCGCCGGTGTCCTGGCCACTCTGCCGCTGCTCAAGTGGTGTC taATACACTTCTATTTCCTCGTGGTGGTTCGCAGCACTTACCTGGAGATGGAGGATGAAAACAAACCAACTGTCTATCAAATgcataacattatttacaacCCTCATCAAACACAGCCATTGATTGCTTAG